In Anabas testudineus chromosome 12, fAnaTes1.2, whole genome shotgun sequence, the genomic stretch GTAATCTGAATGGGTGTCTCCAAAGGAAATTGGTTAAAAAGTCTGCATGTTCTGTGTCGCAAAACATTTTAGCAGCTGTGGGCAGGGACAGCAGTTCATTAGAAGAAACAGCTTGAGGTAAGAGGCTTTTATTTATCACACTATTAGAAGCATTAACTATTTTCCAAACGTGTATGTTGAGAAGACGTCATGCATGTCtgttaaataaattactttGTCAAGTTTAAGCATTCATTAAGTAATGTTAATacaattttccttttgtttgacTAATGAAATGTCGCATCACAGCTAAAACAGTTTACAGATAGAGTTAATGTATCACAgctacttttttatttttgatagaGCGGACACTagctgttaaaatatattttctctgtATGACTCTTCTTGCACTGTACTTCTTCATTTCCGACTGTGTATCGCACATCGGACACATTCTTTTTTACAAATTTTAGGAAGTTGCTATATTGCTAAATAAGTTAGAGAACTGTAGTGTGGCATTTACAAGATCTAGATAAGTGCTATTTGACCCCCTACGTAGTCATAATTTTTTGCTGATTTGGAAGTGAATGATATGCCCTCTGACATAACATATGTAGACATCTAATCTCCAGTTTAATTAACAAAAACTGTTATTTCCTATTTCAAAAActttaatgaaacaaaacttAGCAATGTATAATGAAATGTACATAATCATTCAGTCAATGTATAAAAAATTAATGATATTTAGACAGATGAAGTTAATAATTAGTGGCTTTGTGCAAAGTTTTGTTTAACAAACCATCAGCTTCTGGTAAATCAAAAATAATACTTCCTGTTAAGTTAAACAGTTTCCTCTACCATCTAAAATAGCTCCTGTTTGAAGGCTAGTATTAGTGTGTAACATGTTGCACCGGTTACTAAGAAGAGTCTCAGGTTTGCTTATTGgttatgtttttgattttttgttattatgtCATTCATGAAGCACATGTGGAACCAAATCTGATCTAGACATCTAGACTGCACTTGTATATTTCAAAGGATATACATAGTAGTTTAGTGTTGAGTTATTAATGCCACctttaaaaaatgcaatgtTGAGATAGACCCGTAAGAGACGGTTCAAGAATTCACCAGGAAAGGGTCAAACACCAAGTGTTCGCACATGCATAATGTAGAGCTCATTTCAAGTCTTTTCATATTAATGCAGTTTGGTTTAGGCTGCATCCAATTTGTTAACACCATATGCTTAAGGCAATTGGGTTTCAGACACATTGAATGAAAAAGAACTTCTGAATTTCTGAAACTTAAACCTGAGATCTCTTTGAATTTGTGCTTGAAGAATTGCTAAATGTTTATATcgatatataaacatatataaacgGTATGACTGCACCGTTGTAATGTACAGTTAGCACTGTTGCTTGTTTATCATctcaaacaacaactgaatatTATGTGCATTGCTTCCGCCTGTTCTGTTTGTCTGACAGACGTCTGATGTCCCCAGGTGTCCTCATCCTCTCATATGTCcgtcatggttttctgcaccAGCCAGCCATTGCCCAATAACACCGATAGTAATTTGACGGTGTATGAAAGTTGCAAAGACTTAAATGAGGTCCTCATTTGGTACCTCATCCTGCAGTTCATCAACATATTCGTGGGCATCCCAGCCAACTTCATAGTGGTGTGGCTCATCCGCAAGAGCAAGGGAGACTCCTCCACCTCAGATATGTATATCTTTCATCTCGCTGTGTTAGACAtccttttctgtctcatctTTCCTCTGGAGCTGGCCAACATCCTCTACCTCACCAACAGCGGCACCTGGTATGTTCTGCGCTTCTTCTACGGCATGAAAGACACCTCACCACTCCTTCTGTCCTGCATCTGCCTTGACCGATATGTAGCTGTAGTCCACCCCATCACCTTCACCAAAATCAAAGACCGACTGCATAGGAGAGCCTTGGTTATTGTGGCCTGGTTGCTCattctgtccttttctgttgCTAAAAGTGCACTGGGAAACGTAGTTGACTTTGACAAGATCTACATGGGAATAATCCTCGTTGTATTCGCCTTTATGGTCTTCTGCAACATAGCGATCCTCCTGGCCCTGCGGCACTCTGGGCCTGGCAGGGACGAGATGCACCCAGTGAAGAAGAGAGCCTTCAATTTGGTGCTCATCATCCTGGCCATCATAGTGTTCAACTATTTCCCACCTGTTGCACTTTTCCCCTTCCAGGAGTGCTTCACACGCCAAGTGTTTAAGTGCTATATTCACTATATCGCTTTTGGCTTGCTGAATTTAAGCAGCAGCATTCAGCCTGTGCTCTACTTGTCCAAGGCAAAGCTGTCATGGGGCCTTGATTGTTGTCAGACCAGCAAATCCGACATGCAAAGCACTgaagcaacagaaaacatgagCACAACCCACATCGATTTATAGACTCATTGAAAAACTCACAGTCCATATGTGTATGGTTTTAACATCATGCTTTTCTGgctcctgtcctgtctgtgagGTTATTAATGAATCATTTGAGCTACATATATGTccaaaatgtatatttataattttatatatttttattaatatctaaattaaattatatttaaaatggtaaattatGAGCAAATTATTCAATGTTAGAAAACTCAGAAAGGCCTTTGACACAGTTATTCATAATTTTGTTCTTGCAAAAATGGCTGCAATAAATTTTTGATTTTATGTCTTAATAAGCtgcattttgatattttattggCTTGTACGTGTGGTCCTGGGACAATGCTGAAAGTAGCTGACACTGgcacatttctaaaaataaaaaagtggaaGTTTGCTATTTTATGTCTGTGCATagcaaaaagtgttttttatgtattattttagtGATAGATAAGAGCATAAATTATGTTCTTGCTTGATCAACTACTGTCAAATGCTAATTAGTAAAATATGCTTTATGAAGTGGTTCCTGGGGTGTGGGTCACCCGGTGGGAGACTCCAAAGACAGCTATGGTCTACAGTAATTGGTTCACAGTCAGTGAATCAATTGGTTGATTGATAGAAGCTTGGGGTGCACAAACCTCTACATATAGACAGCCATTCTTGGCTGTCACAgtattcatttttttgtatgCATCGTTGGATCTGTCAAGagcattttgtgtttcattttaacttcCCTTTTGGTTTTATAAACCAGACATTTCTGCCACTGTGGTAAGACATAAAGCGGTTGTAAGCAGGTGCAGTGTTCCCTATTtcatgtttcacttttaaaGACCACTGCATTATGCACTTTGTAATACCTAAcacttcttttctgtcttgtaGTGATTTTCCTGTGTGCAcgaaatatgtaaaaaaaaaaacattcaatttcaaataaaaatacatctatAAAGGGACaatttgacataaaatgtgttatttattgcATGTCTTTAATTTAgacacaaatcacaaaaaaataagTCACAATAAATTCCTAGTAGCAAAACACTGCTATGCAGGGATGACCAATTGCCACCACAAACAGTAGCTCTATGATCACAGACCGCTCCCATGTACTTGTTCATAATTTTATGATAAAAGACATGTTTCCTGGTTTTACAGTGAACAACTTTAGACAAATCATTATGATTCTCTGGGATCAgcattactattattatcagTGACATTATTACACAAATACATTCTCGTAAGTTCGACTGATCAAACTGCTGACTGTCTATTTAAAGCTATATACAGCATTAATCACAGAGCTGCAAACATGTCTAACTCTCTGACTACCAAGTGTATAAATAGATGGAATTTATATTGTCGCATCTTAATAACAGTTGTGGGCGCTGGTGTTAAAGGTCAGGACGTAAACCTGGAAACAGGATTACTCAATGACACTTCAGCAGGGTGAATGAAATGATGATCTCAGATtacattcagtttttcatttcaagcattaaaaaaaaaaaaaaacacattaccaACTTTTTGGTAACATACagcaatagttttttttctgagagGGGGTCCCAGTATCTGTCACACAATAAGAGAGAAGCCTATAATTAATTGAACAGTCTAACTAAATAGATAATATAGATATCAGTCTATTGCACtgtaacacaaacatcacacacagttttcagCTTTCAGTTTCTTCCTTGATCATGCCAACAGCTGTTTGACAAAAAGATTCACTTACTGGCTTTCTCTtttgcacaacacacacttgtaAAACAGAGCAGGGGGGCTCcgttgttgtttaacagcagACAGATAAGAGAACGTGACACAGGGAATACAGATGGAGCAACAGTGGCAGTAACTGCATCAGCAAAGATTTTATCTTTTGTTGTGGCGACTGTAACATAGACAGTAGAAATACACCTTTACAGAGGAACCTACCAGGAATGCGTGCTGGCACGTTTCTGAGCAACAACGTCATGCCTCACACTATGACGTTGTTCTGTAGTAGAAGTTGAGCAAGGTTCGAATTTTTTGTGTGCCATTTCGCCAGAGCTCCGCTGTCATGTAATTCAATGAGGCTGCAATCTTGGACCTAATGTCATTTCGTAAACATCCTTCATTCTCTATTCTTTTGTTTCTCACCTCTAACAAATTGTTTCTAATTTCTTTCAGTCTCTCAAAGTGCCTGTGAAGGTGATGTTTGGGCTGCGCTTCTTACAGCCTCACCAGTGCTTCCCTTGCTCTCCTTCTGCTCCCTAGCTGCGTGCATCTTCAGGTGCTTTTTGAGGGAAGACTGGTCTGTGTACGTCTTTCCGCACTGGCTGCAGAGGAAGACTTTCTCTTTGGTGTGGACCAGTTCGTGTCTCTTCAGGTGGCCCGACCTGCTGAAGCTCTTGCTGCAGTACGAGCAGCTGTACTCCTTCTCTCCTGTGTGAGTCCTCTGGTGCAGTTTAAGGCTGCTCGCCACCGTAAACTTCTTGCCACACTCGTTGCAGCTATACGGTCTCTCACCTGTGTGCATCCGCATGTGTATGGTCAAGTGGCCCGCCTGGCTGAAGGTCTTCTTACACAGCTCACAGCTGTAGGGCCTCTCCCCAGTGTGAATCCTGTAATGTGTTTTGAGGTCCCCCAAGCCATTGAACCTTTTCCCACACTGAGCGCAGCAGTACGgcttctcacctgtgtggatCCTCTCGTGTATACGCAGGTTCCCCGCATTGCTAAATGTTTTGCCACACTCCTGGCAGCCGTATGGCCTCTCCCCAGTGTGAGTCCGCAAGTGGACTTTGAGCTGGTTGTGCTCGTTGAAGCGTTTTGCACAGTGTGAGCAGGAATACggcttctctcctgtgtggatgCGTTTGTGTATCCTAAGCTGACTTGGGTGAGCATATGTTTTACTGCAGATGTTGCAGCTGTAGGGTCTTTCTCCCGTGTGGGTGCGCTTGTGGGATTTGAGGAGATCAGCCCGTCCAAAGCGTTTACCACAGTAGCTGCAGCTGTGGGCCTTCTCCCCACTGTGAGTCTTGATGTGGATGTTAAGTGAGGCTGCTCGGCTAAATGTTTTGGGACAGGAGGGGCAGCGCAAAAAGTTGTCACCAAGCTCCAATAACTCACCTGCAGGAACAGCAGGTGAAAGATTGCTCTTATGCGTTTTGTCTTCTGGCTCCACAACTTGTCTACTCACTCCCTCTGGAGCTTTTTCTGACTCATGGTAATCTTGCAACGCATGCTTTAACTTCTGCTTAGAGAAACTGTTGTCGTCATTGTACTGTAACCTCTcattctgctcctcctcctcctcagtcttAATGAACTGTCCTTCTTGCATATAACTGTCAGACACAATGGTGACTTTAACTTCACTGTCAGTGCTGCAGGGATCTTGTTCAGGGCCTGAAGATGGCAGCAGAGGTGCATATGCATTATAACTGTCACAACTGATGACTGTGCTCTCATTTTTTATTGGCCTCATTGTCAGATTGAGAAGGGATGAGGGCTGTGATAGGTCAATAGCGACACTTTCCTCCAAGCCAGTCTCAGATTTTACAGATACGGGGCTTTGTGTGGACACATCTAGCTCTGATGTGTTCACATAAGGTTGTTCTACTGACGGATTAGTCTGCAGgaaaaaggaggcagaggataTGTTCTCCCTCATCTTGTCTTTATGCTTCCTCCTGCAGTTCTTCTTGTCACTGCTGCATATGGACATTTTGAACATGCCCTGAGCAGAGATGATGGGATGATTGTTCCACTCTGAAGTCGAAAACTTTTCTGTGGCATTGTGTTCGAGTGCATCTGTAAAAATTCAGagacaaaataatcaaaaaaacaCTACAGATTGAGTTAGAGTCATGCACATCTAACTACAACGAAAGAAACTGATTAGCTGTCAAATGATAAAACACTAATTTGTAGAAACTTGTGGGCAGCATAATaagctgaaaacacagacacattgacACGTTATGCCAATTTAGTTACACATTCAGCAGATTCGGGGCAACTTCTTTCTGGTTACATGTTCAACATTCATTCTCCTTTTagcttaaattaaaatatctggCTCTTCAGCTGCTAAATATTTACCAGCTAGCTGCTGACTTTGCCAGATTTGGCATTTGGTGCTGAGCAGTTCACATATACTGGTTTTATCTTAGCTTTGTCCTGTAAACGGCTGctgttaaaatagaaatgtaggTGGAATTGTGTGCCATCTGGCATTACACATAGTTATTTGattaatttgtgtttcatttgatttgaaatgtgtttcctTGGGTTGGCACAACTATATGATTTTGCTCTAATATAGTAAatcattgattgattgactaATTAAATGATTTTTCAGAAACACTAAAATTGACTTTGAGTTGCACAATTGGCTAGATTTGCTTATGCTAATAGTTAAATGCTCCAACCATTAATATGAGTATGACATTttgataaaaatgttatattgcatcttatttatttatgatttattacaCAGTTATTAGTATAGGCCTACTTCCTGCTTCATAAAAACTAATGGCAACAACACTTCCTTTGAAGGTTTTGTCTACAACATATaaggaaaaaagtgaaaaactaaGGTTATAATGGCTTTAACTTTTCTTTGGTCAAGGTGATGCGTtcagatcattttaatttatacctaaataaaaaagagaaaagcaaatcaTCATATGAGAGACTGGAGTGGAGTCTGCATGATTTATTTGCACTAACGTTATCctgttttaattactgtatgtctggataaacagacacacaatttGCTGACACTGCCGGACACGAACAAAAGGTCAGCGGCTGCATGAAGCTGCATGAAGCTGCATGAGGCTGCATGAGGCTGCATGAAGCTGCATGAGGCTGCACTGTCCACGGtcatgacaaacacacaatccCGTTGTTTACAAAGTGCAGACAATCATACCTCTCGATGCAGACTTCTGTGCAAACAGCAGCCGCTTCAGGCCCTCGTTTTCAGACTCGATCCTCCGTATCGTGCCCTGGTACTCAGACAGAGTCCGGTCCACCGAGTCCAGGATGTCGCTCACTGTGGCTTTAAAGATCTCATTGAGAGACGACTCCAGGAAGATCTTCAGGTCGTTAGACTTGGCCATGGTAGACCGAGCGGCTGCGACTGCAGACAGCTCGCCAGAGGGTTTGTACACGGCTGAAAGTATCTGGATAAAGTGGGTGTGTGCAGCTCTGCTGCCGTGTGCGGAACATACAAAGCACAAACGTTGCGAGGAGGAGAAGCTGGTTTTTGTTTCGATGGCAGCGGGCCGGTGTGTGGCGCCCCTGGTGGAGCGGCGGCGAGTAGCAGCCCTCACTCTGGGACTTTTAGTAAGTGATAAATGGTGTTTAAATCACTACAGGATAATCAAGATAAACTGCAAAACCACTGCAGCATTTCTACAATATAGTTAATTAATAATATGGACGTATTGCTACTTAATTATAATCTATCTAGCTATCACACAATGCTAACGTTTAGTATCAACTGTAACCTTTATTAACTAATGCtaattatacaaataatataGTTACTAACTGTAAACTGTTAAAACCGTGTTTAACTAACTTTGCGAGtgttacattaaaattaaagctactactgctgctaacTAGTTAAccaatgctgctgctgtcaatGCTAATGGTGTGAAACATTGATAATATGGAGTAACTACGTTACATAATAATGCTAATGCTAAGGTTAACTATAGACTTGactagttagctagctagtaTGTTATTGCTAGTGAACTACAAAACAGTAACTTTAACACAACAGTGCTAGGATACTTAAAACAGCTGATTATAtaacttataataatataaataacattaaagatTCACATATCGAATTATTAAATACCATCACTAGAGCTAAATccatttctattatttatgtAAAGCAGCATACATTAAAGGcaatataaataatgtataCAGACCACACTTAGGAGCTACCCCTCATGCTAGTT encodes the following:
- the LOC113159313 gene encoding proteinase-activated receptor 3, producing MSVMVFCTSQPLPNNTDSNLTVYESCKDLNEVLIWYLILQFINIFVGIPANFIVVWLIRKSKGDSSTSDMYIFHLAVLDILFCLIFPLELANILYLTNSGTWYVLRFFYGMKDTSPLLLSCICLDRYVAVVHPITFTKIKDRLHRRALVIVAWLLILSFSVAKSALGNVVDFDKIYMGIILVVFAFMVFCNIAILLALRHSGPGRDEMHPVKKRAFNLVLIILAIIVFNYFPPVALFPFQECFTRQVFKCYIHYIAFGLLNLSSSIQPVLYLSKAKLSWGLDCCQTSKSDMQSTEATENMSTTHIDL
- the LOC113159311 gene encoding zinc finger protein 436, with protein sequence MAKSNDLKIFLESSLNEIFKATVSDILDSVDRTLSEYQGTIRRIESENEGLKRLLFAQKSASRDALEHNATEKFSTSEWNNHPIISAQGMFKMSICSSDKKNCRRKHKDKMRENISSASFFLQTNPSVEQPYVNTSELDVSTQSPVSVKSETGLEESVAIDLSQPSSLLNLTMRPIKNESTVISCDSYNAYAPLLPSSGPEQDPCSTDSEVKVTIVSDSYMQEGQFIKTEEEEEQNERLQYNDDNSFSKQKLKHALQDYHESEKAPEGVSRQVVEPEDKTHKSNLSPAVPAGELLELGDNFLRCPSCPKTFSRAASLNIHIKTHSGEKAHSCSYCGKRFGRADLLKSHKRTHTGERPYSCNICSKTYAHPSQLRIHKRIHTGEKPYSCSHCAKRFNEHNQLKVHLRTHTGERPYGCQECGKTFSNAGNLRIHERIHTGEKPYCCAQCGKRFNGLGDLKTHYRIHTGERPYSCELCKKTFSQAGHLTIHMRMHTGERPYSCNECGKKFTVASSLKLHQRTHTGEKEYSCSYCSKSFSRSGHLKRHELVHTKEKVFLCSQCGKTYTDQSSLKKHLKMHAAREQKESKGSTGEAVRSAAQTSPSQAL